In Nocardia asteroides, the following proteins share a genomic window:
- a CDS encoding sulfurtransferase, protein MISPEGLREELADRKIHLLDVRWALGDPDGPQHYLDGHIPGAVFVDLETELAAAPSPARGRHPLPDPGTFEKCARSWGLSAGEPVVVYDATGGMAAARAWWLLRWAGVEDVRILDGGLPAWIASGGEPATGAEADPEPGDLVVRPGALPVIDADAAGSWSGVLLDARAGERYRGEVEPVDPQAGHIPGAVSAPTTENLDPTGRFRTPDDLRARFAAYGDGPVAVYCGSGVTAAHQIAALAVAGIPAALYPGSWSQWSNDPKRRVATGA, encoded by the coding sequence TTGATCTCCCCGGAAGGGCTCCGGGAAGAACTGGCGGACAGGAAGATCCATCTGCTCGATGTGCGGTGGGCACTGGGGGATCCGGACGGGCCGCAGCACTATCTGGACGGGCATATTCCCGGCGCGGTGTTCGTCGACCTGGAGACCGAACTGGCCGCCGCGCCCTCGCCCGCGCGCGGCAGGCATCCGCTGCCCGATCCGGGGACCTTCGAGAAGTGCGCGCGCAGTTGGGGTCTGAGCGCGGGTGAACCGGTGGTCGTCTACGACGCGACCGGGGGCATGGCCGCCGCCAGGGCATGGTGGCTGCTCCGCTGGGCCGGGGTCGAGGACGTGCGCATCCTGGACGGCGGCCTGCCCGCCTGGATCGCGTCGGGCGGCGAGCCGGCCACCGGCGCCGAGGCCGACCCGGAACCCGGCGACCTCGTGGTGCGCCCCGGCGCGCTGCCGGTGATCGACGCCGACGCGGCGGGCAGCTGGTCGGGCGTCCTTCTCGACGCCAGGGCCGGCGAACGCTACCGCGGCGAAGTGGAACCCGTCGACCCCCAGGCCGGCCACATCCCCGGCGCCGTGAGCGCCCCGACCACCGAGAACCTGGACCCCACCGGCCGCTTCCGCACCCCGGACGACCTGCGCGCCCGTTTCGCCGCCTACGGCGACGGCCCGGTCGCCGTCTACTGCGGCTCCGGTGTCACCGCCGCCCACCAGATCGCGGCCCTCGCCGTCGCAGGCATCCCCGCCGCCCTCTACCCGGGCTCCTGGTCCCAATGGTCCAACGACCCCAAGCGCCGGGTCGCCACCGGCGCCTGA
- a CDS encoding DUF3224 domain-containing protein, translating to MKATGTFELTAFDPTDLQPQPPIATALPVGVTLMTKEYAGEITGRSATLFTAAFDIAGGAGTYIAMESFEGALHGKAGAFNFVHSATTAGTDRTDEFFHIVPASGTADLAGITGTGALSVDATGTHHIWFEYELP from the coding sequence ATGAAGGCAACCGGCACATTCGAGCTCACCGCGTTCGACCCCACCGACCTGCAACCGCAGCCACCCATCGCCACCGCGCTGCCCGTCGGCGTCACCCTGATGACCAAGGAGTACGCGGGCGAGATCACCGGCCGCTCGGCCACCCTGTTCACGGCGGCCTTCGACATCGCCGGCGGCGCGGGCACCTATATCGCCATGGAGTCGTTCGAGGGCGCCCTGCACGGTAAGGCGGGCGCGTTCAATTTCGTCCACTCCGCCACCACCGCGGGCACCGATCGCACCGACGAGTTCTTCCACATCGTCCCCGCCAGCGGCACCGCCGACCTGGCAGGCATCACCGGCACCGGCGCGCTGTCCGTCGACGCCACCGGCACCCACCACATCTGGTTCGAGTACGAACTCCCCTGA
- a CDS encoding amidohydrolase family protein: MGRTAMDLTELDIIDAHIHQWDPHTTPRLFSPHAKLLRYLPISVDIAAKFMPRRDREFVGDPIAYMGPYLPADYRSDQGGTAVRGIGHVEAEWSAWKPDETRWVASLPFGVDTPALASVVGGADPAAADFAAVLDAHQSASPLLRGIRSTVAYHPDPAVKSFAAHDGRLTDPAFLDGFGELAERGLSFDAWLYSGQLPEVTALAERFPEVPIVLDHLATPAGIFGPVGKDTGHTVAQRQALFDRWQHDLTDLAAQPNVVAKVSGLMMPVLGHPVPRRGVPTPVPTLVDRVRPLLAHALAVFGPDRLVWGSNFPVDRPITSLTGAVHTVATALTDAGASDDDLRKVFGGNAVRVYRIDPAE; this comes from the coding sequence ATGGGACGCACAGCAATGGACCTGACCGAGCTCGACATCATCGATGCGCACATTCACCAGTGGGACCCGCACACGACGCCACGGCTGTTCAGCCCGCACGCCAAGCTGCTGCGCTACCTCCCGATCTCGGTCGATATCGCGGCGAAATTCATGCCGCGCCGGGATCGCGAATTCGTCGGCGACCCGATCGCCTACATGGGCCCGTATCTGCCCGCGGATTACCGGTCCGACCAGGGCGGCACCGCCGTGCGCGGCATCGGGCACGTGGAGGCGGAGTGGTCGGCCTGGAAACCCGACGAGACGCGCTGGGTGGCCAGCCTGCCGTTCGGTGTCGATACCCCGGCGCTGGCCTCCGTCGTCGGCGGCGCCGATCCCGCCGCGGCCGACTTCGCCGCGGTCCTGGACGCGCACCAGTCCGCCTCCCCGCTGCTACGCGGAATCCGCTCGACGGTCGCCTACCACCCCGATCCGGCGGTGAAGTCGTTCGCCGCGCACGACGGCAGGCTCACCGATCCGGCCTTCCTCGACGGGTTCGGCGAGCTGGCCGAGCGCGGGCTGTCTTTCGACGCCTGGCTGTACTCGGGTCAGCTGCCCGAGGTGACGGCACTGGCCGAGCGGTTCCCCGAGGTGCCGATCGTGCTCGACCACCTGGCCACCCCGGCCGGCATCTTCGGTCCGGTGGGCAAGGACACCGGACACACGGTGGCGCAGCGCCAGGCGCTGTTCGACCGCTGGCAGCACGACCTGACCGATCTGGCCGCGCAGCCCAATGTGGTGGCCAAGGTCAGCGGTCTGATGATGCCCGTCCTCGGTCACCCGGTGCCCCGGCGCGGCGTGCCGACGCCGGTCCCCACCCTGGTCGACCGGGTGCGGCCACTGCTCGCGCACGCGCTGGCCGTCTTCGGGCCCGACCGGCTCGTCTGGGGTTCCAACTTCCCGGTCGACCGGCCGATCACCAGCCTCACCGGGGCGGTGCACACGGTGGCCACCGCGCTCACCGACGCGGGCGCGAGCGACGACGACCTGCGGAAGGTGTTCGGCGGCAACGCCGTCCGGGTCTACCGCATCGACCCGGCCGAGTGA
- a CDS encoding SWIM zinc finger family protein encodes MADFSQFGPRRPVTGGAAARGGFGRTWWGKALLDAVEKVADAGRLSRGRTYARAGQVVNYRIERGAVTAEVQGSQPSPFTSVLTLRPLRAEEIDLLLAEIREAPGMLAEIASGALPPALGPHLLPTTASELDFSCSCPDMGWPCKHVAAVCYLLAERLDEQPSDILTLRGLDLDTLIGGVEKSTRATESADPYGDDLVLPELPRVEFHPVIDDLDPVPLRRALRMTTEDEQAAALGLRELRSLYPEFES; translated from the coding sequence ATGGCCGATTTCAGTCAGTTCGGGCCGCGCAGGCCGGTCACCGGCGGTGCGGCGGCCAGGGGCGGGTTCGGCCGCACCTGGTGGGGCAAGGCGCTGCTCGACGCGGTGGAGAAAGTCGCCGACGCGGGCAGGCTCTCGCGCGGGCGCACCTATGCCAGGGCCGGGCAGGTGGTGAACTACCGGATCGAGCGCGGCGCCGTCACCGCCGAGGTGCAGGGCAGCCAGCCCAGCCCCTTCACCTCGGTGCTCACCCTGCGCCCGCTGCGCGCGGAGGAGATCGACCTGCTGCTCGCCGAGATCAGGGAGGCGCCCGGCATGCTCGCCGAGATCGCCTCCGGCGCACTGCCGCCCGCGCTCGGCCCACACCTGCTGCCGACCACCGCCTCCGAGCTGGACTTCTCCTGCAGCTGCCCCGACATGGGCTGGCCGTGCAAACACGTCGCCGCCGTCTGCTACCTGCTGGCCGAGCGCCTCGACGAGCAACCCAGCGATATCCTCACCCTGCGCGGCCTGGACCTCGACACCCTCATCGGCGGCGTCGAGAAGTCCACCCGCGCCACCGAATCCGCCGACCCCTACGGCGACGACCTGGTCCTGCCCGAGCTGCCCCGCGTCGAGTTCCACCCCGTCATCGACGACCTCGATCCCGTCCCGCTCCGCCGCGCCCTGCGGATGACGACCGAGGACGAGCAGGCCGCCGCCCTCGGTCTACGCGAATTACGTTCCCTCTACCCGGAATTCGAGAGCTGA
- a CDS encoding HNH endonuclease family protein: MAKSAWLLVLVLALAGCGVLVPDEPVLPAPGSPTRAEVTALLDRVRVIDARPRPGGYERGCKVGQACVFGTAWSDDTDAPGGHDGCDTRNNVLAAQLRAVILRGRCVVVEGVLTDPYTGGDIAFRKSDGGRVQIDHVYPLAAAWDMGAATWPPARRLRFANDLSVNLLATGASTNQSKGDDTPADWLPPARANHCFYAAKYLTVALDYDLPITAADNATLHTIARGCP; this comes from the coding sequence ATGGCGAAGTCGGCGTGGCTGCTCGTGCTGGTGCTCGCGCTCGCGGGCTGTGGCGTCCTCGTCCCGGACGAGCCGGTTCTTCCGGCGCCCGGCAGTCCCACGCGCGCCGAGGTCACCGCGCTGCTCGACCGGGTGCGGGTGATCGACGCCAGGCCGCGCCCCGGCGGCTACGAACGCGGCTGCAAGGTCGGTCAGGCCTGCGTGTTCGGCACCGCCTGGTCCGACGACACCGACGCGCCGGGCGGCCACGACGGCTGCGACACCCGTAACAACGTCCTGGCCGCCCAGCTGCGGGCGGTGATCCTGCGCGGCCGGTGCGTGGTCGTGGAGGGCGTGCTCACCGACCCGTACACCGGCGGCGACATCGCGTTCCGCAAGTCCGACGGCGGCCGCGTCCAGATCGACCACGTGTACCCGCTGGCCGCCGCCTGGGACATGGGCGCCGCCACCTGGCCACCCGCCCGGCGCCTGCGTTTCGCCAACGACCTGTCGGTCAACCTGCTCGCCACCGGCGCGTCCACCAACCAGTCCAAGGGCGACGACACCCCCGCCGACTGGCTCCCACCCGCCCGCGCCAACCACTGCTTCTACGCCGCCAAATACCTCACCGTCGCCCTCGACTACGACCTCCCCATCACCGCCGCCGACAACGCCACCCTGCACACCATCGCCCGCGGCTGCCCGTGA
- a CDS encoding benzoate/H(+) symporter BenE family transporter, with translation MSQVTTTSPDEAAEARSGIGQPLGAGAITALVGFTSSFAVVLSGLRAVGASPAQAASGLMILCFTQGIGILLLSFRYRIPITLAWSTPGAALLASTGLVAGGWPGAVAAFGVTGVLIVITGLWQRLGSLVAAIPVPIAQAMLAGVLVPLCLAPVQALRTSPAVVVPVILVWLVLQRFAPKWAVLVAFATAAIGTGIYIAVGHRHLEPAAMVPTVELTVPQWHWQAIIGIAVPLYIVTMASQNIPGVAVMRSFDYQVPWRASMLVTGVGTIAGAAAGGHAINLAAISAALSAAPSASPDPKRRWIAAATAGGSYLILGLASAALVTLIAAAPAGTLETVAGLALLATLAAALTGALSDPEHRMAGLVTFLVAASGTTLFGIGGAFWALVAGLVVRRVLP, from the coding sequence ATGTCGCAGGTCACCACCACGTCACCCGATGAGGCCGCCGAGGCGCGGAGCGGGATCGGTCAGCCGCTCGGGGCGGGGGCGATCACCGCGCTGGTCGGGTTCACCAGTTCGTTCGCGGTGGTGCTCAGTGGACTGCGGGCGGTGGGCGCGAGCCCGGCGCAGGCGGCATCGGGCCTGATGATCCTGTGTTTCACCCAGGGCATCGGGATTCTGCTGCTGAGTTTCCGGTACCGGATCCCGATCACGCTGGCCTGGTCGACACCGGGGGCGGCACTGCTGGCGAGCACCGGGCTGGTGGCCGGTGGGTGGCCGGGCGCGGTCGCCGCGTTCGGGGTGACGGGCGTGCTGATCGTGATCACCGGGTTGTGGCAGCGACTCGGGTCGCTGGTCGCGGCGATCCCGGTGCCGATCGCGCAGGCGATGCTGGCCGGGGTCCTCGTGCCGCTGTGCCTGGCGCCGGTGCAGGCGCTGCGCACCTCGCCCGCCGTGGTGGTGCCGGTCATCCTGGTATGGCTGGTGCTGCAACGGTTCGCGCCGAAGTGGGCGGTGCTGGTCGCCTTCGCCACCGCGGCGATCGGGACGGGGATCTACATCGCGGTCGGCCATCGGCACCTGGAGCCGGCCGCCATGGTCCCGACGGTGGAATTGACCGTGCCGCAATGGCATTGGCAGGCGATCATCGGCATCGCCGTGCCGCTCTACATCGTGACGATGGCCTCGCAGAACATCCCGGGCGTTGCCGTGATGCGCTCGTTCGACTATCAGGTGCCGTGGCGGGCGTCGATGCTGGTCACCGGCGTCGGCACCATCGCGGGCGCCGCGGCGGGCGGGCACGCGATCAACCTCGCCGCGATCAGCGCGGCGCTGTCGGCGGCGCCGAGCGCGAGCCCGGACCCGAAGCGCCGCTGGATCGCCGCCGCCACCGCGGGCGGCAGCTATCTGATCCTCGGGCTCGCGTCCGCCGCCCTGGTCACCCTGATCGCCGCCGCCCCCGCGGGCACCCTCGAAACCGTGGCGGGCCTGGCGCTGCTGGCGACCCTCGCCGCCGCGCTCACCGGCGCGCTCAGCGACCCCGAGCACCGGATGGCCGGACTGGTCACCTTCCTGGTGGCCGCGTCCGGCACCACCCTGTTCGGCATCGGTGGCGCCTTCTGGGCGCTGGTCGCCGGACTCGTGGTCCGGCGGGTCCTGCCGTGA
- a CDS encoding DEAD/DEAH box helicase: MLHGLWSPGSGLLLWHDAEPVAVGSVLGELLERARFRHRAQVLVVDATGQTDTAEVRAHALAPPTAAVVLRSRLAREHISGDLRFLGHVARGVERWVRAGRVVPQVERGDGQWWVRWRLVGGQRQRAWLAELAAAMPAALRVAGSPAAVLDDLVTELTDPIAREFLAHRTLTHPLLRSLVDDTPLEVGSYRLAETLSQWRAGYAADEPELVLRLCEPDGEFGAVDETVALWRLQVCLRPVDDAPKPVALDDDPVLVRTAAEKLGQARKAYPRLRDLPVDPRGLDLLLPTEVVADLVAHGAHALQEAGIRLLLPRAWNIVEPSMRLRVSSPAAAESTVGLSGLLSYRWELALGDLVLTKAEMERLIRSKSNLVQLRGEWVQADHRALAAAARYVALHADDTPITLADMIGELAAERVDNVPVTEVTADGWAAELFAREGEPEPVPVPIGLKAELRPYQERGLSWLATMSKLNCGAILADDMGLGKTVQVLALLAHEREAAGDAVGPTLLVCPMSVVGNWQREAQRFTPDLRVLVHHGAGRLTGAEFAAAVADSDLVVTTYALLARDATLLSEQRWERIVLDEAQHIKNAATRQSRAARALPGRHRLALTGTPVENRLEELRALFDFAMPKLLGSPQSFRAKFAVPIERERDQQAVDRLRLITDPFVLRRLKTDPAVISDLPEKLEMTVRANLTVEQAALYQAVVDDMLAKLKDAKGMARKGAVLGALTRLKQVCNHPAHFLGDGSPILRRGSHRSGKLALIEDVLDAVVADGEKALLFTQFREFGELVLPYLTERFGTPIPFLHGGVSKKGRDEMVTGFQTENGPPLMLLSLKAGGTGLNLTAANHVVHLDRWWNPAVENQATDRAFRIGQQRAVQVRKLVCVDTIEERIDEMISGKKQLADLAVGAGENWITELSTDELRDLFTLGAEAVGE; this comes from the coding sequence ATGCTGCACGGTCTGTGGTCCCCCGGGTCGGGCCTGCTGCTGTGGCACGACGCCGAACCGGTCGCCGTGGGGTCGGTGCTCGGCGAGCTGCTCGAGCGCGCCCGCTTCCGGCACCGCGCCCAGGTGCTCGTCGTCGACGCCACGGGGCAGACCGACACCGCCGAGGTGCGCGCGCACGCGCTCGCGCCACCTACGGCGGCTGTCGTGCTGCGCAGCCGGCTGGCGCGCGAGCACATCTCCGGTGACCTGCGCTTCCTCGGCCACGTCGCGCGCGGGGTGGAACGCTGGGTGCGGGCCGGCCGGGTGGTGCCGCAGGTGGAGCGCGGCGACGGCCAGTGGTGGGTGCGCTGGCGGCTGGTCGGCGGACAGCGGCAGCGCGCGTGGCTGGCCGAACTGGCCGCAGCCATGCCCGCGGCGCTGCGGGTCGCCGGATCGCCCGCCGCGGTGCTCGACGACCTGGTCACCGAGCTCACCGACCCGATCGCCCGCGAGTTCCTGGCACACCGCACCCTCACCCATCCGCTGCTGCGATCGCTGGTCGACGACACCCCGCTCGAGGTGGGCTCCTACCGGCTGGCGGAGACGCTGTCGCAGTGGCGGGCCGGGTACGCCGCCGACGAGCCCGAACTGGTGCTGCGGCTCTGCGAGCCCGACGGCGAGTTCGGCGCCGTCGACGAAACGGTGGCGCTGTGGCGGTTGCAGGTATGCCTGCGCCCGGTCGACGACGCGCCCAAACCCGTTGCCCTCGATGATGATCCGGTGCTGGTGCGTACCGCCGCCGAGAAGCTCGGGCAGGCCCGCAAGGCCTATCCGCGACTGCGCGACCTGCCCGTCGACCCGCGCGGCCTCGACCTGCTGCTGCCCACCGAGGTGGTCGCCGACCTGGTCGCGCACGGCGCGCACGCGCTGCAGGAGGCCGGTATCCGGCTACTGCTGCCGCGCGCCTGGAACATCGTCGAGCCGAGCATGCGGCTGCGGGTGAGCAGTCCCGCGGCCGCCGAATCCACCGTCGGGTTGAGCGGATTGCTGTCCTACCGTTGGGAATTGGCACTCGGCGACCTGGTGCTCACCAAGGCCGAGATGGAACGGCTGATCCGCAGCAAGTCGAATCTGGTCCAGCTGCGCGGGGAATGGGTGCAGGCCGATCATCGCGCGCTCGCCGCGGCGGCCCGCTACGTCGCGCTGCACGCCGACGACACCCCGATCACCCTGGCCGACATGATCGGCGAGCTCGCCGCCGAACGGGTCGACAATGTGCCGGTCACCGAGGTCACCGCCGACGGCTGGGCCGCCGAATTGTTCGCCAGGGAGGGCGAACCCGAGCCGGTCCCGGTGCCGATCGGCTTGAAGGCGGAGCTGCGCCCGTACCAGGAACGCGGCCTGAGCTGGCTGGCCACGATGAGCAAGCTGAACTGCGGTGCGATCCTGGCCGACGACATGGGCCTGGGCAAGACGGTGCAGGTACTGGCTCTGCTCGCGCACGAACGCGAGGCCGCCGGCGACGCCGTCGGCCCCACCCTGCTGGTGTGCCCGATGTCGGTGGTGGGCAACTGGCAGCGCGAAGCGCAACGCTTCACCCCCGATCTGCGAGTGCTCGTCCACCACGGCGCGGGCCGCCTGACCGGCGCGGAATTCGCCGCTGCGGTGGCGGATTCGGACCTGGTCGTGACGACCTACGCCCTGCTCGCCCGCGACGCGACCCTGCTCAGCGAGCAGCGGTGGGAGCGGATCGTGCTCGACGAGGCGCAGCACATCAAGAACGCCGCCACCCGCCAGTCCCGGGCCGCGCGCGCCCTGCCCGGCCGGCATCGGCTGGCGCTCACCGGCACCCCGGTGGAGAACCGGCTGGAGGAACTGCGCGCGCTGTTCGACTTCGCCATGCCGAAACTGCTCGGCAGCCCGCAGTCGTTCCGCGCCAAGTTCGCCGTGCCGATCGAGCGGGAACGCGATCAGCAGGCCGTCGACCGGCTGCGGCTGATCACCGACCCGTTCGTGCTGCGCAGGCTCAAGACCGACCCGGCCGTCATCAGCGATCTGCCGGAGAAGCTGGAGATGACGGTCCGGGCCAACCTCACCGTCGAGCAGGCGGCGCTGTACCAGGCCGTGGTCGACGACATGCTGGCCAAGCTGAAGGACGCGAAAGGCATGGCGCGCAAGGGCGCGGTGCTCGGCGCGCTCACCCGGCTCAAGCAGGTCTGCAATCATCCGGCGCATTTCCTCGGCGACGGTTCCCCGATCCTGCGGCGCGGCAGCCACCGCTCCGGCAAGCTGGCCCTGATCGAGGACGTGCTCGACGCGGTGGTCGCCGACGGCGAGAAGGCCCTGCTGTTCACCCAGTTCCGCGAATTCGGTGAGCTGGTGCTGCCGTATCTCACCGAACGGTTCGGCACCCCGATCCCGTTCCTGCACGGCGGGGTGTCCAAGAAGGGCCGCGACGAGATGGTCACCGGCTTCCAGACCGAGAACGGCCCGCCGCTGATGCTGCTCTCGCTCAAGGCGGGCGGCACCGGGCTCAATCTCACCGCCGCCAATCATGTTGTCCACCTGGATCGCTGGTGGAATCCGGCGGTGGAGAACCAGGCCACCGACCGCGCGTTCCGGATCGGCCAGCAGCGCGCGGTGCAGGTCCGCAAGCTGGTCTGCGTCGACACCATCGAGGAGCGGATCGACGAGATGATCAGCGGCAAGAAGCAGCTGGCCGACCTGGCCGTCGGCGCGGGCGAGAACTGGATCACCGAGCTGAGCACCGACGAACTGCGCGACCTGTTCACCCTGGGCGCCGAGGCGGTGGGGGAGTAG